Proteins encoded in a region of the Trypanosoma brucei gambiense DAL972 chromosome 4, complete sequence genome:
- a CDS encoding receptor-type adenylate cyclase GRESAG, putative, producing MIYHSETDGPHTPAASKSAGSAVWHCRLSTVMALLLFSNVLPAHSEGNIKVKVYSFIYSPYFEYRQVEAINAGLNASFAARQWTVAPNVTVQVVPPPPNNAEVVDALQRVATTEKGLFVVFGPLTDIETLHALPLLKREDLVAFAPSTGSSIVRGWNPNIYFIRASPTAELIALVRYAVSQLRLLRIGFMYLQDISFGDSEYKHAVELFSHMGRELCGVFTVKSSMEAFADDRAFEAAWEAFAKTRPQGVIAVAPPINDTMRFLNKIVADKRTRDAYVLAHSTLEFSIVGAWREALEAAGAPLKFGQVILTGTNPLAKNTLYRAIRRFQDHMRSYLSANPGVTVFNGTDNFDHDDVDGRLMVYGWIAGEVLSQALSSREWLTSRKAFMESLYNQRRYVIDDLVIGDFGGDCKGGAAKQGAACNCNQGGSLVLMNVIGSGYRLFPVNGGVTIFDSKKCYINKPRIPSPMSILSLTLFDTALPVDTYASMSEVLYASTRGRESALSRRLFFHSMASSSAESARTLQHQLDTRSVTAVFGVVDDAMLSIAEVAFVDPVMLTPRLHHRGKNVIQLSPTLEQQLFVVVGYVTNTSASAPMSAIVRGTDATIIEVALRKIVWMHGGTLQTVAVLDDNATLVGRLPNRGNAFVIGLAPGDPSLLAAHLDRNPDVRVLIPFFDVALMYDELVSAFNGNPNAERVQFATSLPHWADANTSSEIVREFHTALPDSSAWKPLPLLGYAAARFAQAVLPRMEYVTPKTLLDTIYMQSIITADEMRYGPFEEEEEKECFTANDPVPEQGEVCVVNYGATRISMWSLARALNASVPPLTSPVTPLIRYADPNAIKLSSAQLAGVFVGSLVALALFAAPLVVVLYVLRRGARDNDSAPKEPVEPVTLIFTDIESSTAQWAAHPELMPDAVSTHHRLIRSLIVQYGCYEVKTVGDSFMIACKKPFAAAQLASDLQRCFLRHEWGTTAFDDSYREFERQRADDDNEYKAPSARLDPEVYRQLWNGLRVRVGVHTGLCDIRHDEVTKGYDYYGRTSNMAARTESVANGGQVLLTRAAYLSLSNSERGQLDVTALGSMSLRGVPEPVEMYQLNAVVGRSFAALRLDHESGEDGDLSSTSFSDTGSLRGVLSGTSQMIDSCLHAVFGTVPLSQRQKLLLPLCERWQVSLPPSSKATWNEEYCEGVIRRIAVKVGRVADHCAASGSEHSVSTLGSASLIIISNHGLERELHGN from the coding sequence atgatttaccacagtgaAACTGATGGTCCTCACACGCCTGCTGCGAGCAAATCCGCGGGCTCCGCTGTGTGGCACTGTCGCCTTTCCACCGTTATGGCACTGTTACTGTTCTCAAATGTTCTTCCAGCGCACTCAGAGGGAAACATAAAGGTGAAGGTTTACTCTTTCATTTATAGTCCCTACTTCGAGTACAGACAAGTTGAAGCAATAAATGCCGGCCTCAATGCGTCATTTGCCGCTCGCCAGTGGACTGTGGCACCCAATGTAACGGTGCAGGTTGTGCCGCCTCCCCCTAACAACGCTGAAGTAGTTGATGCCTTACAACGTGTTGCTACTACAGAAAAGggtttatttgttgtgtttggacCACTGACCGATATTGAAACATTACACGCACTTCCATTGCTGAAGCGGGAAGATCTGGTTGCCTTCGCTCCATCTACAGGGTCGAGTATTGTGCGTGGATGGAATCCCAACATATATTTTATCCGCGCTTCACCCACTGCCGAGCTTATTGCATTGGTCCGGTATGCTGTCAGCCAACTGCGCCTGCTTCGGATTGGATTTATGTATCTTCAGGACATTTCGTTTGGTGATAGTGAGTATAAGCATGCAGTAGAGCTGTTCTCTCATATGGGTCGTGAGCTGTGCGGTGTGTTTACTGTAAAAAGCTCAATGGAAGCTTTTGCTGACGACAGAGCCTTCGAAGCGGCGTGGGAAGCGTTTGCGAAGACGCGGCCTCAGGGTGTAATCGCTGTTGCACCACCAATCAACGACACAATGAGGTTTCTGAATAAAATAGTGGCTGACAAACGTACACGCGACGCTTACGTACTGGCTCATTCAACACTCGAGTTTTCTATCGTAGGAGCGTGGCGCGAGGCATTGGAAGCTGCAGGGGCGCCTTTGAAATTTGGACAGGTAATATTGACTGGAACAAATCCACTAGCAAAAAACACACTCTACCGAGCAATCAGGCGCTTTCAGGATCACATGAGGTCGTACCTGAGCGCTAATCCTGGAGTGACTGTTTTCAATGGCACGGATAACTTCGACCACGACGACGTGGATGGGAGGCTTATGGTGTATGGGTGGATTGCGGGAGAAGTGCTGTCCCAGGCGCTAAGTAGTCGGGAGTGGCTAACAAGCAGGAAGGCATTCATGGAGTCACTGTATAACCAGCGCCGTTATGTTATTGACGATCTTGTGATTGGTGATTTTGGTGGAGACTGCAAAGGTGGGGCGGCTAAACAGGGAGCAGCATGCAACTGTAATCAGGGAGGAAGTCTGGTACTAATGAATGTTATTGGTAGTGGCTATAGATTATTTCCAGTCAACGGCGGAGTGACAATTTTTGATTCCAAAAAGTGTTACATAAACAAACCGAGAATCCCATCACCGATGAGTATCCTGTCCTTAACTTTGTTTGATACGGCGCTACCTGTGGATACATATGCGTCGATGTCCGAGGTGCTGTACGCTTCCACCAGGGGAAGAGAATCAGCCCTTTCACGGCGACTGTTCTTTCATTCAATGGCATCATCCTCAGCTGAAAGTGCCAGAACATTGCAGCATCAGCTTGACACAAGGAGTGTGACGGCTGTGTTTGGTGTCGTTGATGATGCGATGCTGTCCATTGCCGAAGTTGCTTTCGTTGACCCCGTGATGCTTACACCACGCCTGCATCATCGTGGCAAAAACGTGATTCAACTGTCGCCCACACTCGAGCAgcagttgtttgttgttgtgggttACGTGACAAACACAAGTGCCAGCGCCCCTATGTCTGCCATCGTACGTGGAACTGATGCCACCATCATTGAGGTCGCACTGCGGAAGATTGTTTGGATGCACGGCGGAACACTGCAAACGGTAGCTGTGCTGGATGACAATGCCACCCTTGTTGGGCGCCTGCCAAACCGTGGGAATGCGTTTGTTATTGGTCTTGCCCCCGGTGACCCTTCCTTGCTCGCAGCGCACCTGGATCGCAACCCAGATGTGCGTGTGCTCATCCCATTCTTCGACGTTGCCCTGATGTATGATGAGCTGGTCAGCGCATTCAATGGTAACCCGAACGCTGAGCGTGTGCAGTTCGCGACAAGTTTACCTCACTGGGCAGACGCCAATACGTCATCAGAGATTGTAAGAGAATTTCATACCGCATTGCCAGACTCATCAGCATGGAAGCCGCTGCCATTGCTGGGGTACGCTGCTGCACGGTTTGCTCAAGCCGTCCTCCCACGCATGGAGTATGTGACACCCAAAACGCTGCTTGACACCATCTACATGCAATCTATCATTACCGCGGATGAAATGCGGTACGGTCcttttgaagaggaagaggagaaggagtgCTTCACAGCCAATGACCCAGTCCCTGAACAAGGAGAGGTGTGTGTCGTGAACTATGGCGCAACGCGTATTTCCATGTGGTCACTGGCACGTGCATTAAATGCCTCCGTACCGCCATTAACCTCGCCCGTCACGCCATTGATACGCTACGCTGATCCTAACGCCATTAAGTTGTCGTCCGCACAACTTGCCGGAGTTTTTGTTGGTTCCCTCGTCGCCTTGGCTTTGTTTGCTGCGcctctggtggtggtgctctATGTTCTGCGCCGTGGTGCGCGTGACAATGACAGTGCTCCCAAGGAGCCGGTGGAGCCCGTAACGCTAATCTTTACTGACATAGAGAGCAGTACAGCGCAATGggcagcacaccctgagctgaTGCCTGATGCCGTGTCAACACACCACCGTCTTATCCGCTCACTCATCGTACAGTACGGATGCTATGAGGTAAAGACTGTCGGGGACTCGTTTATGATTGCTTGTAAAAAaccttttgctgctgcacagCTTGCGTCCGACTTACAGCGGTGCTTCCTGCGCCATGAGTGGGGCACCACAGCATTCGACGATTCGTATCGTGAGTTTGAGAGGCAGCGTGCAGATGACGATAACGAATACAAGGCACCGTCCGCACGGTTGGATCCTGAGGTTTATCGCCAACTGTGGAATGGGCTGCGCGTGCGTGTCGGGGTCCACACTGGTCTTTGCGATATCCGTCATGACGAAGTGACGAAAGGCTACGATTACTACGGGCGAACATCAAACATGGCAGCGCGAACAGAAAGTGTGGCTaatggtggtcaggtgctgcTGACGCGCGCGGCATATCTTTCGCTAAGCAATTCAGAGCGTGGGCAACTTGACGTGACAGCTCTTGGATCCATGTCGTTGCGTGGCGTCCCTGAGCCTGTTGAAATGTACCAACTAAACGCTGTAGTCGGACGGTCCTTCGCAGCACTGAGGTTGGACCACGAATCTGGCGAGGACGGGGATCTGTCAAGCACTTCCTTCAGCGATACGGGATCCTTACGTGGCGTATTAAGTGGAACTTCGCAGATGATTGACAGCTGTTTGCACGCTGTTTTCGGTACAGTCCCTCTATCCCAAAGACAGAAGCTATTGTTGCCTTTATGTGAGCGCTGGCAGGTGAGCCTCCCGCCGTCATCGAAAGCCACGTGGAATGAGGAATATTGCGAAGGAGTTATACGGCGTATTGCAGTGAAAGTGGGTCGAGTTGCGGATCACTGTGCAGCAAGTGGCAGTGAGCACTCTGTCAGCACACTCGGGAGTGCGTCACTCATTATAATTTCTAATCATGGATTGGAGCGTGAGCTTCACGGGAATTAA
- a CDS encoding receptor-type adenylate cyclase GRESAG 4,putative, whose amino-acid sequence MIYHSETDGPHTPAASKSAGSAVWHCRLSTVMALLLFSNVLPAHSEGNIKVKVYSFIYSPYVEYRQVEAINAGLNASFAARQWTVAPNVTVQVVPPPPNNVEVVDALQRVATTEKGLFVVFGPLTDIETLHALPLLKREDLVAFAPSTGSSIVRGWNPNIYFIRASPTAELIALVRHAVSQLRLLRIGFMYLQNASFGDSEYKHAVELFSHMGRELCGVFTKNIDDEGLYGGHDFDFLWNDFALTEPQGVILFAPPGKDSIQFMKKLVADKRTRDAYVLAPSALEFSIVGAWREALEAAGAPLKFGQVILTGTNPLAADIRYQAIRRFQDHMRSYLSANPGVTVFNGTDNFDHDDVDGRLMVYGWIAGEVLSQALSSREWLTSRKAFMESLYNQRRYVIDDLVIGDFGGDCKGGAAKQGAACNCNQGGSVVYINVIGSGYRLFPVNGGVTIFDSKKCYINKPRIPSPMSILSLTLFDTALPVDTYASMSEVLYASTRGRESALSRQLFFHSMASSSAESARTLQHQLDTRSVTAVFGVVDDAMLSIAEVAFVDPVMLTPRLHHRGKNVIQLSPTLEQQLFVVVGYVTNTSASAPMSAIVRGTDATIIEVALRKIVWMHGGTLQTVAVLDDNATLVGRLPNRGNAFVIGLAPGDPSLLAAHLDRNPDVRVLIPFFDVALMYDELVSAFNGNPNAERVQFATSLPHWADANTSSEIVREFHTALPDSSAWKPLPLLGYAAARFAQAVLPRMEYVTPKTLLDTIYMQSIITADEMRYGPFEEEEEKECFTANDPVPEQGEVCVVNYGATRISMWSLARALNASVPPLTSPVTPLIRYADPNAIKLSSAQLAGVFVGSLVALALFAAPLVVVLYVLRRGARDNDSAPKEPVEPVTLIFTDIESSTAQWAAHPELMPDAVSTHHRLIRSLIVQYGCYEVKTVGDSFMIACKKPFAAAQLASDLQRCFLRHEWGTTAFDDSYREFERQRADDDNEYKAPSARLDPEVYRQLWNGLRVRVGVHTGLCDIRHDEVTKGYDYYGRTSNMAARTESVANGGQVLLTRAAYLSLSNSERGQLDVTALGSMSLRGVPEPVEMYQLNAVVGRSFAALRLDHEVVEDGDLSSTSFSDTGSLRGVLSGTSQMIDSCLHAVFGTVPLSQRQKLLLPLCERWQVSLPPSSKATWNEEYCEGVIRRIAVKVGRVADHCAASGSEHSVSTLGSASLIIISNHGLERELHGN is encoded by the coding sequence atgatttaccacagtgaAACTGATGGTCCTCACACGCCTGCTGCGAGCAAATCCGCGGGCTCCGCTGTGTGGCACTGTCGCCTTTCCACCGTTATGGCACTGTTACTGTTCTCAAATGTTCTTCCAGCGCACTCAGAGGGAAACATAAAGGTGAAGGTTTACTCTTTCATTTATAGTCCCTACGTTGAGTACAGACAAGTTGAAGCAATAAATGCCGGCCTCAATGCGTCATTTGCCGCTCGCCAGTGGACTGTGGCACCCAATGTAACGGTGCAGGTTGTGCCGCCTCCCCCTAACAACGTTGAAGTAGTTGATGCCTTACAACGTGTTGCTACTACAGAAAAGggtttatttgttgtgtttggacCACTGACCGATATTGAAACATTACACGCACTTCCGTTGCTGAAGCGGGAAGATCTGGTTGCCTTCGCTCCATCTACAGGGTCGAGTATTGTGCGTGGATGGAATCCCAACATATATTTTATCCGCGCTTCACCCACTGCCGAGCTTATTGCATTGGTGCGGCACGCCGTCAGCCAACTGCGCCTGCTTCGGATTGGATTTATGTATCTTCAGAACGCCTCCTTTGGTGATAGTGAGTATAAGCATGCAGTAGAGCTGTTCTCTCATATGGGTCGTGAGCTGTGCGGTGTGTTTACAAAGAATATCGACGACGAAGGTTTGTATGGCGGTCACGATTTCGATTTCTTATGGAACGATTTCGCTCTAACCGAACCTCAGGGCGTAATTTTATTTGCACCACCTGGAAAAGATTCAATACAGTTTATGAAGAAATTGGTAGCTGACAAACGTACACGCGACGCTTACGTACTGGCTCCTTCGGCACTCGAGTTTTCTATCGTAGGAGCGTGGCGTGAGGCATTGGAAGCTGCAGGGGCGCCTTTGAAATTTGGACAGGTAATATTGACCGGAACAAATCCACTAGCAGCAGACATACGATACCAAGCAATCAGGCGCTTTCAGGATCACATGAGGTCGTACCTGAGCGCTAATCCTGGAGTGACTGTTTTCAATGGCACGGATAACTTCGACCACGACGACGTGGATGGGAGGCTTATGGTGTATGGGTGGATTGCGGGAGAAGTGCTGTCCCAGGCGCTAAGTAGTCGGGAGTGGCTAACAAGCAGGAAGGCATTCATGGAGTCACTGTATAACCAGCGCCGTTATGTTATTGACGATCTTGTGATTGGTGATTTTGGTGGAGACTGCAAAGGTGGGGCGGCTAAACAGGGAGCAGCATGCAACTGTAATCAGGGAGGAAGTGTGGTATACATAAACGTTATTGGTAGTGGCTATAGATTATTTCCAGTCAACGGCGGAGTGACAATTTTTGATTCCAAAAAGTGTTACATAAACAAACCGAGAATTCCATCACCGATGAGTATCCTGTCCTTAACTTTGTTTGATACGGCGCTACCTGTGGATACATATGCGTCGATGTCCGAGGTGCTGTACGCTTCCACCAGGGGAAGAGAATCAGCCCTTTCACGACAACTGTTCTTTCATTCAATGGCATCATCCTCAGCTGAAAGTGCCAGAACATTGCAGCATCAGCTTGACACAAGGAGTGTGACGGCTGTGTTTGGTGTCGTTGATGATGCGATGCTGTCCATTGCCGAAGTTGCTTTCGTTGACCCCGTGATGCTTACACCACGCCTGCATCATCGTGGCAAAAACGTGATTCAACTGTCGCCCACACTCGAGCAgcagttgtttgttgttgtgggttACGTGACAAACACAAGTGCCAGCGCCCCTATGTCTGCCATCGTACGTGGAACTGATGCCACCATCATTGAGGTCGCACTGCGGAAGATTGTTTGGATGCACGGCGGAACACTGCAAACGGTAGCTGTGCTGGATGACAATGCCACCCTTGTTGGGCGCCTGCCAAACCGTGGGAATGCGTTTGTTATTGGTCTTGCCCCCGGTGACCCTTCCTTGCTCGCAGCGCACCTGGATCGCAACCCAGATGTGCGTGTGCTCATCCCATTCTTCGACGTTGCCCTGATGTATGATGAGCTGGTCAGCGCATTCAATGGTAACCCGAACGCTGAGCGTGTGCAGTTCGCGACAAGTTTACCTCACTGGGCAGACGCCAATACGTCATCAGAGATTGTAAGAGAATTTCATACCGCATTGCCAGACTCATCAGCATGGAAGCCGCTGCCATTGCTGGGGTACGCTGCTGCACGGTTTGCTCAAGCCGTCCTCCCACGCATGGAGTATGTGACACCCAAAACGCTGCTTGACACCATCTACATGCAATCTATCATTACCGCGGATGAAATGCGGTACGGTCcttttgaagaggaagaggagaaggagtgCTTCACAGCCAATGACCCAGTCCCTGAACAAGGAGAGGTGTGTGTCGTGAACTATGGCGCAACGCGTATTTCCATGTGGTCACTGGCACGTGCATTAAATGCCTCCGTACCGCCATTAACCTCGCCCGTCACGCCATTGATACGCTACGCTGATCCTAACGCCATTAAGTTGTCGTCCGCACAACTTGCCGGAGTTTTTGTTGGTTCCCTCGTCGCCTTGGCTTTGTTTGCTGCGcctctggtggtggtgctctATGTTCTGCGCCGTGGTGCGCGTGACAATGACAGTGCTCCCAAGGAGCCGGTGGAGCCCGTAACGCTAATCTTTACTGACATAGAGAGCAGTACAGCGCAATGggcagcacaccctgagctgaTGCCTGATGCCGTGTCAACACACCACCGTCTTATCCGCTCACTCATCGTACAGTACGGATGCTATGAGGTAAAGACTGTCGGGGACTCGTTTATGATTGCTTGTAAAAAaccttttgctgctgcacagCTTGCGTCCGACTTACAGCGGTGCTTCCTGCGCCATGAGTGGGGCACCACAGCATTCGACGATTCGTATCGTGAGTTTGAGAGGCAGCGTGCAGATGACGATAACGAATACAAGGCACCGTCCGCACGGTTGGATCCTGAGGTTTATCGCCAACTGTGGAATGGGCTGCGCGTGCGTGTCGGGGTCCACACTGGTCTTTGCGATATCCGTCATGACGAAGTGACGAAAGGCTACGATTACTACGGGCGAACATCAAACATGGCAGCGCGAACAGAAAGTGTGGCTaatggtggtcaggtgctgcTGACGCGCGCGGCATATCTTTCGCTAAGCAATTCAGAGCGTGGGCAACTTGACGTGACAGCTCTTGGATCCATGTCGTTGCGTGGCGTCCCTGAGCCTGTTGAAATGTACCAACTAAACGCTGTAGTCGGACGGTCCTTCGCAGCACTGAGGTTGGACCACGAGGTTGTCGAAGACGGGGATCTGTCAAGCACTTCCTTCAGCGATACGGGATCCTTACGTGGCGTATTAAGTGGAACTTCGCAGATGATTGACAGCTGTTTGCACGCTGTTTTCGGTACAGTCCCTCTATCCCAAAGACAGAAGCTACTGTTGCCTTTATGTGAGCGCTGGCAGGTGAGCCTCCCGCCGTCATCGAAAGCCACGTGGAATGAGGAATATTGCGAAGGAGTTATACGGCGTATTGCAGTGAAAGTGGGTCGAGTTGCGGATCACTGTGCAGCAAGTGGCAGTGAGCACTCTGTCAGCACACTCGGGAGTGCGTCACTCATTATAATTTCTAATCATGGATTGGAGCGTGAGCTTCACGGGAATTAA
- a CDS encoding receptor-type adenylate cyclase GRESAG 4,putative: MIYHSETDGPHTPAASKSAGSAVWHCRLSTVMALLLFSNVLPAHSEGNIKVKVYSFLSLQRLPLRLTEAINAGLNASFAARQWTVAPNVTVQVVPPPPNNVSFMETLHDTINQNKGKFIIIIGPMGDVETLHALPLLEREDLVAFAPITGSDSVRGWNPNIYFIRASPTAELIALVRYAVSQLRLLRIGFMYLQDISFGDSEYKHAVELFSHMGRELCGVFTVKSSMEAFADDGAFEAAWEAFAKTRPQGVILFAPPAARDTVKFITKMVADKRTRDAYVLAPSALEFVVEVTWRFALAAAGKQLKPGQVILTGTNPLAADIRYQAIRRFQDHMRSYLSANPGVTVFNGTDNFHHDDVDGELMVYGWIAGEVLSQALSSREWLTSRKAFMESLYNQRRYVIDDLVIGDFGGDCKGGAGERGAACNCNQGGSVVYVKQFAENYKLLPAKNPVKVIQHGMCDADGIILYAPLNGLFILSNESHRKKKINREIHKSASATNRNADMTQFHRLFFHSMASSSAESARTLQHQLDTRSVTAVFGVVDDAMLSIAEVAFVDPVMLTPRLHHRGKNVIQLSPTLEQQLFVVVGYVTNTSASAPMSAIVRGTDATIIEVALRKIVWMHGGTLQTVAVLDDNATLVGRLPNRGNAFVIGLAPGDPSLLAAHLDRNPDVRVLIPFFDVALMYDELVSAFNGNPNAERVQFATSLPHWADANTSSEIVREFHTALPDSSAWKPLPLLGYAAARFAQAVLPRMEYVTPKTLLDTIYMQSIITADEMRYGPFEEEEEKECFTANDPVPEQGEVCVVNYGATRISMWSLARALNASVPPLTSPVTPLIRYADPNAIKLSSAQLAGVIVGSLVALALFAAPLVVVLYVLRRGARDNDSAPKEPMEPVTLIFTDIESSTAQWAAHPELMPDAVSTHHRLIRSLIVQYGCYEVKTVGDSFMIACKKPFAAAQLASDLQRCFLRHEWGTTAFDDSYREFERQRADDDNEYKAPSARLDPEVYRQLWNGLRVRVGVHTGLCDIRRDEVTKGYDYYGRTSNMAARTESVANGGQVLLTRAAYLSLSNSERGQLDVTALGSMSLRGVPEPVEMYQLNAVVGRSFAALRLDHEVVEDGDLSSTSFSDTGSLRGSINASAQKFSISIKAVFGAFAPAHQQQLLMPLCERWQVSLPPSSKATWNEEYCEGVIRRIAVKVGRVADHCAASGSEHSVSTLGSASLIIISNHGLERELHGN, encoded by the coding sequence atgatttaccacagtgaAACTGATGGTCCTCACACGCCTGCTGCGAGCAAATCCGCGGGCTCCGCTGTGTGGCACTGTCGCCTTTCCACCGTTATGGCACTGTTACTGTTCTCAAATGTTCTTCCAGCGCACTCAGAGGGAAACATAAAGGTGAAGGTTTactcttttctctccctACAAAGGTTGCCTCTGAGGCTAACTGAAGCAATAAATGCCGGCCTCAATGCGTCATTTGCCGCTCGCCAGTGGACTGTGGCACCCAATGTAACGGTGCAGGTTGTGCCGCCTCCCCCTAACAACGTTTCATTTATGGAAACACTGCATGATACCATAAACCAAAATAAAGGTAAgtttattataattatcgGGCCAATGGGCGATGTTGAAACATTACACGCACTTCCATTGCTGGAGCGGGAAGATCTGGTTGCCTTCGCTCCTATAACCGGTTCCGACTCTGTACGTGGATGGAATCCCAACATATATTTTATCCGCGCTTCACCCACTGCCGAGCTTATTGCATTGGTCCGGTATGCTGTCAGCCAACTGCGCCTGCTTCGGATTGGATTTATGTATCTTCAGGACATTTCGTTTGGTGATAGTGAGTATAAGCATGCAGTAGAGCTGTTCTCTCATATGGGTCGTGAGCTGTGCGGTGTGTTTACTGTAAAAAGCTCAATGGAAGCTTTTGCTGACGACGGAGCCTTCGAAGCGGCGTGGGAAGCGTTTGCGAAGACGCGGCCTCAGGGTGTAATTTTATTTGCACCACCAGCAGCAAGAGACACTGTTAAATTTATTACCAAGATGGTAGCTGACAAACGTACACGCGACGCTTACGTACTGGCTCCCTCGGCACTAGAGTTCGTAGTTGAAGTGACGTGGCGCTTTGCACTAGCGGCGGCTGGTAAACAATTGAAGCCGGGACAGGTAATATTGACCGGAACAAATCCACTAGCAGCAGACATACGATACCAAGCAATCAGGCGCTTTCAGGATCACATGAGGTCGTACCTGAGCGCTAATCCTGGAGTGACTGTTTTCAATGGCACGGATAACTTCCACCACGACGACGTGGATGGGGAGCTTATGGTGTATGGGTGGATTGCGGGAGAAGTGCTGTCCCAGGCGCTAAGTAGTCGGGAGTGGCTAACAAGCAGGAAGGCATTCATGGAGTCACTGTATAACCAGCGCCGTTATGTTATTGACGATCTTGTGATTGGTGATTTTGGTGGAGACTGCAAAGGTGGGGCCGGTGAGCGAGGAGCAGCATGCAACTGTAATCAGGGAGGAAGTGTGGTATATGTAAAGCAGTTTGCAGAAAATTACAAACTTCTACCAGCAAAGAACCCGGTGAAAGTAATACAACATGGAATGTGCGATGCCGATGGCATCATCCTTTATGCACCACTTAACGGATTATTTATCCTCAGCAATGAATCtcatcgaaaaaaaaaaatcaatcgCGAAATTCATAAATCAGCATCAGCTACAAATCGCAACGCCGATATGACACAATTTCACCGACTGTTCTTTCATTCAATGGCATCATCCTCAGCTGAAAGTGCCAGAACATTGCAGCATCAGCTTGACACAAGGAGTGTGACGGCTGTGTTTGGTGTCGTTGATGATGCGATGCTGTCCATTGCCGAAGTTGCTTTCGTTGACCCCGTGATGCTTACACCACGCCTGCATCATCGTGGCAAAAACGTGATTCAACTGTCGCCCACACTCGAGCAgcagttgtttgttgttgtgggttACGTGACAAACACAAGTGCCAGCGCCCCTATGTCTGCCATCGTACGTGGAACTGATGCCACCATCATTGAGGTCGCACTGCGGAAGATTGTTTGGATGCACGGCGGAACACTGCAAACGGTAGCTGTGCTGGATGACAATGCCACCCTTGTTGGGCGCCTGCCAAACCGTGGGAATGCGTTTGTTATTGGTCTTGCCCCCGGTGACCCTTCCTTGCTCGCAGCGCACCTGGATCGCAACCCAGATGTGCGTGTGCTCATCCCATTCTTCGACGTTGCCCTGATGTATGATGAGCTGGTCAGCGCATTCAATGGTAACCCGAACGCTGAGCGTGTGCAGTTCGCGACAAGTTTACCTCACTGGGCAGACGCCAATACGTCATCAGAGATTGTAAGAGAATTTCATACCGCATTGCCAGACTCATCAGCATGGAAGCCGCTGCCATTGCTGGGGTACGCTGCTGCACGGTTTGCTCAAGCCGTCCTCCCACGCATGGAGTATGTGACACCCAAAACGCTGCTTGACACCATCTACATGCAATCTATCATTACCGCGGATGAAATGCGGTACGGTCcttttgaagaggaagaggagaaggagtgCTTCACAGCCAATGACCCAGTCCCTGAACAAGGAGAGGTGTGTGTCGTGAACTATGGCGCAACGCGTATTTCCATGTGGTCACTGGCACGTGCATTAAATGCCTCCGTACCGCCATTAACCTCGCCCGTCACGCCATTGATACGCTACGCTGATCCTAACGCCATTAAGTTGTCGTCCGCACAACTTGCCGGAGTTATTGTTGGTTCCCTCGTCGCCTTGGCTTTGTTTGCTGCGcctctggtggtggtgctctATGTTCTGCGCCGTGGTGCGCGTGACAATGACAGTGCTCCCAAGGAGCCAATGGAGCCCGTAACGCTAATCTTTACTGACATAGAGAGCAGTACAGCGCAATGggcagcacaccctgagctgaTGCCTGATGCCGTGTCAACACACCACCGTCTTATCCGCTCACTCATCGTACAGTACGGATGCTATGAGGTAAAGACTGTCGGGGACTCGTTTATGATTGCTTGTAAAAAaccttttgctgctgcacagCTTGCGTCCGACTTACAGCGGTGCTTCCTGCGCCATGAGTGGGGCACCACAGCATTCGACGATTCGTATCGTGAGTTTGAGAGGCAGCGTGCAGATGACGATAACGAATACAAGGCACCGTCCGCACGGTTGGATCCTGAGGTTTATCGCCAACTGTGGAATGggttgcgtgtacgtgtCGGGGTCCACACTGGTCTTTGCGATATCCGCCGAGATGAGGTGACGAAAGGCTACGATTACTACGGGCGAACATCAAACATGGCAGCGCGAACAGAAAGTGTGGCTaatggtggtcaggtgctgcTGACGCGCGCGGCATATCTTTCGCTAAGCAATTCAGAGCGTGGGCAACTTGACGTGACAGCTCTTGGATCCATGTCGTTGCGTGGCGTCCCTGAGCCTGTTGAAATGTACCAACTAAACGCTGTAGTCGGACGGTCCTTCGCAGCACTGAGGTTGGACCACGAGGTTGTCGAGGACGGGGATCTGTCAAGCACTTCCTTCAGCGATACGGGATCCTTACGTGGATCAATCAACGCGTCGGCACAGAAATTCTCGATATCGATTAAGGCAGTTTTTGGTGCGTTCGCTCCTGCACACCAACAGCAGCTATTGATGCCTTTATGTGAGCGCTGGCAGGTGAGCCTCCCGCCGTCATCGAAAGCCACGTGGAATGAGGAATATTGCGAAGGAGTTATACGGCGTATTGCAGTGAAAGTGGGTCGAGTTGCGGATCACTGTGCAGCAAGTGGCAGTGAGCACTCTGTCAGCACACTCGGGAGTGCGTCACTCATTATAATTTCTAATCATGGATTGGAGCGTGAGCTTCACGGGAATTAA